The Pagrus major chromosome 17, Pma_NU_1.0 genome includes a region encoding these proteins:
- the LOC141011538 gene encoding methyltransferase-like protein 27: MADCSRTVDDIKRSIRSCDYADSKETTKFYDRWAQTYEQDMMMINYRPAHLAVDFLNANFCGRREEVQVLDVGCGTGLVAKLMFQLGFRHFVGVEGSKGMLDQAVKTGLYQDLRLALLGTQRLPAETGMFDVVILVSVLCPGYAPVSVVRELCHATKPGGFICIAKGLYPGAREERYKKDLDRELQLMEDEGLWSLVGNNPTDRYMENSYLTTEADRKDEQEERYISGNVYLYKKSIDLNR; the protein is encoded by the exons ATGGCTGACTGCAGCAGAACTGTGGACGATATAAAGAGGTCCATTCGGTCCTGTGATTACGCCGATTCCAAGGAGACCACAAAGTTCTACGACCGCTGGGCTCAGACGTACGAACAG gatatgatgatgataaacTACAGACCAGCACATCTGGCTGTAGATTTCCTGAACGCCAACTTCTGCGGGAGGCGTGAGGAGGTTCAGGTTCTGGACGTCGGCTGTGGCACTGGACTGGTTGCTAAACTG ATGTTTCAACTGGGCTTCAGGCACTTTGTGGGAGTGGAAGGCAGTAAAGGCATGCTGGACCAAGCTGTTAAGACCGGCCTCTACCAGGACCTCAGACTGGCCTTACTGGGAACACAACGGCTGCCTGCagaga CAGGTATGTTTGATGTGGTGATCCTCGTCAGTGTTCTGTGTCCCGGTTATGCACCCGTCAGTGTTGTCAGGGAGCTCTGCCACGCCACCAAACCAG gAGGTTTCATCTGTATAGCAAAAGGTCTATACCCAGGAGCAAGAGAAGAAAGATACAAGAAGGATCtggacagagagctgcagctgatggaGGACGAGGGACTGTGGAGCCTGGTGGGAAACAACCCGACGGACAGATACATGGAAAACTCATATCTGACCACTGAGGCAGACAGGAAGgacgagcaggaggagagaTACATCAGCGGGAATGTTTACCTGTACAAGAAATCTATCGATTTAAATCGATGA